From one Pseudoliparis swirei isolate HS2019 ecotype Mariana Trench chromosome 5, NWPU_hadal_v1, whole genome shotgun sequence genomic stretch:
- the prrc2c gene encoding protein PRRC2C isoform X1 — protein MSEKSGQSTKAKDGKTKYATLSLFNTYKGKSLETQKTAATRHGLQSLGKVASSRRMPPPANLPSLKAENKGNDPNVNIVPKDGSGWASRPEGGEERQQETPPPPVKPPVVVPPPEPSPGSSRSWANSKPTPPPPKGVPRVSSHFQQEFPSLQVAGEVEKGEEPEEEHYGPGPSLRPQNVGSWREGGGRNLIAAPPEMDGKAPEEAGAVLGAAEEPGQSAAADGQLPPSAPPQAKVNGGQQPFLPGVATSFDPSFRGMMPPYMFHAYPQMTLAPGQGNLRPPQDGAKMVRGPRPIRPQQGHNQALLKDSDRPSIISATELKELDNLDTDTDEGWAGAQNEVDYTEKLNFSDDEENQAAKEKRENWERMGKVERVRPRPPDGQDGAEDRGGIKISRVDGDPRAPSPGNTGQHNKAAAPQDYQVKPDGGSRSAAAGGAQRVIKMPAAAAPGADEDSDAWRQKRKKPQEVSEAVERARHRRGEEERRMEEQRLAGCAEKLKRLNEKYRQANEVKAALQPPAAKEEAAAREAEASPAPPPAAGPAPSIPVSQSQEPIVEAPLPESEEKTERVEPSVEMEVEEEVHLPRQPSPPVQRPVADAPEPRSEGESPSVEAGPPMEESQVDGAAAPLRDYFSMEDDRVDEPHLPHLDAPGGEEVPVAPPQLEGEAAAAMRPSLTSGYSKQFQKSLPPRFLRQQEQMKQQQWQQQHQSGGSVSPSGVGGGSGGIPAPPPQQQQQPTLQQQQQQPHRSMYQPLGPHHQHLASMGFDPRWLMMQSYMDPRMMSGRPPMDMSTNIHPGRMPPKQIVRREPGDNSSSSSDSFDHLSRPARDHGPPSDSRVVWGSEPYPQSEPLPSVTPPKGREDIKEPRIDSPLDLDRGLPAVYPQDHSALDSHKSNFFQDPAEPLSAFTQGPEDPSGPLDGAPVGSAFDLEEPGLPSGEEVEALGQAMLQRRFSQGSSHSIKLEEPRFDGLSLGAPSLELQDAGEPADDKPHNDLYPQAAATSNRATPPADGLHKQEKLPLPATSKQKAELRWGARSGAGRREGPGGERPLRRSGPIKKPVLRDMKEEREQREEREKRHERGDRGDRGERSKKEPSSKPPTAAAAVSEGARPQSEAKRDAAEAEETPTAHQKVRDAQPSSSQVPASSSQEEKPMDKPPGSDKHPEPKLPLRKEFSLPPRSYRRDEREREKDGDGDGDRERDRERAAERDREWPLDLNFKGRGRGEYYARGRSFRGTYSGRNRLGRGRSRAEFIYREPRSRSDLPTVGGAAAFRNREESETRSESSDFEVIPKRRRRRGSDTDSESEGGRESASDTGPSDREPSTKPTHPLRRELPGEARPGPHKLGFGPPYTGERGGPRGEDDGRPRPGFLQKGEPSRRGRGGLYSRRGGARERGGPRPGPLRRPGARESSSQWPSKPMETFRPEDAESTSRYDNPAADRRYPRSDGRRFGDVAPQSSRERPRRSRPARPPRQDKPPRFRRLKELEAAVLAGGEAAPGPPGPLLPGSAAAPAQSARSPTRSRTRAPARVAAATSATDLSSPTDAASPDTGSPAAAAVGTKSPDLSNQNSSDQANEEWETASESSDFNERREREERKGALEAANEAAAAASAPAPPQGSLTSNNSPADGGASPRREGGASPRREGGAPAAKRSFSSQRPIERQNRRGNSGAKPARGYAGVKGERRGGAKTGHKGPAAPQSLEGGAQSAGGASQRPPKDQAGRRKEEAKQAAKKPKENALSQFDLNNYASVVIIDDHPEVTTTDDPQSNATDDGFTEVVSRKQQKRLQDEEKRKKEEQTPQNWSKKVSGEKGRGGGGKLAPRFAKKQPSQQQQQQQHQQQPQQQQPQQQQQQHQQQPQQQQQQQHQQQPQQQQQQQQQQPQQQQQQPQQQQPQQQQQQQQQQQQQQPQQQQQPQQQQQPQQQQQPQQQQQQQQQHQQQPQQQQQPQQQHQPSQPPAVPPPQAQPQPLLSATQHPHLAPSQPTAPTPEGTAPPPPPSVPAAADFPSKGLLPTPAQTAHDTLGTELWESKAAAGSTVLPDVKKLGPINPPQPPSVSAWSKPLTSFTGTAAEGAKPGSEGGAEPVTDIIQFGAPSSAGSTDSDGVPALMEIVSDNKLPAPKEQRQKQPRAGPIKTQKLPETEPVETKEYKPGPIGKERSLKNRKAKDARVGDGDGMEGGVAGGGGVSRASDSSPPIIDAAVPELGGDIEGMITIPSAEYNSNSKESVTDYTTPSSSLADSVPTGANKIEESLVANVALPHSLPLPRRETLQQSSGLSTVSPATVDLTLKMESARKAWENSPLLEKNSPVTSSSSPIAPGASSYSTFSSASMPQIPVASVTPSTSLSGAGTYTTSSLGTKTTAASDPPNICKVKPQQLQGGSLSSSSSSSSSSFSQLGCMPALLPPQQQQQSPQVYVSQSAAGSAAQIPAFYMDTSHLFSTPHPRLAPPSMAQQQGFQPGISQPTAVQQMPIPLYAPLQGQHQHHQHQHHQHHHQAQLGLGAGPPVSQQQDLFSSSLQPYRSQQAFMQSSLSQPSMMLSGPSLHSYAGVQASELGKPQSGLAYQQASSAQHIPILFEPQLNQPSGMGGSQLIDTHLLQVTSLHKGTVPLGLMARQGMSQHSNMYSGQVQQHGQSSYYSNTQSPSSAMQQMTVSMPSSQLSLSNYGSGGGQPLLALPPTPPQVQPPNINRQPPISQPYRGLMNPGHSMMQPPTSKMDMDMKLFGGGMDVKPGTPPIGARSTTPTSSHYRASSTSPSSQSSKINSMLYQKQFQASAASMRMAQHFPGQFNPQILSQPNIVSPLVRPPHINSFAGGVQRSAMGPPMLPNVGGGLMPHPRPQHSQHPPRGPPVPSLTPRGTPHLAMKAEQDLKAKQRVEVLQATHKFFSEQQQIKADQLSKAARLEQGGKPPLDALAPNHHQAPLGPDPDKPPGSTSKPVRTGPIKPQAVKPEEGK, from the exons ATGTCAGAGAAGTCAGGGCAAAGCACCAAGGCAAAGGATGGCAAGACAAAGTATGCAACCCTTAGCCTCTTCAACACCTACAAGGGCAAATCTCTGGAAACCCAGAAGACTGCAG CTACCAGACATGGCCTCCAAAGTTTGGGCAAAGTGGCCTCCAGCCGACGCATGCCCCCTCCGGCCAACCTGCCCAGTCTGAAGGCCGAGAACAAGGGAAACGACCCCAACGTCAACATCGTGCCCAAAGACGGGAGTGGCTGGGCGTCTCGACCCgagggaggcgaggagag GCAACAGGAGACGCCGCCGCCCCCGGTCAAACCCCCCGTGGTGGTCCCGCCACCAGAGCCTTCTCCCGGGTCCAGCCGCTCCTGGGCCAACAGCAAgcccacgccgccgccgccgaagg GTGTCCCCCGCGTGAGCAGCCATTTTCAACAGGAGTTTCCCAGCTTGCAGGTGGCTGGTGAGGTggagaaaggggaggagccagaagAGGAGCATTATGGACCGGGCCCCAGCCTCAGACCTCAAA ATGTCGGCAGTTGGCGTGAAGGCGGAGGCAGGAATCTAATCGCCGCGCCCCCCGAGATGGACGGCAAGGCGCCGGAGGAGGCCGGCGCGGTCCTCGGTGCCGCCGAGGAGCCCGGACAGAGCGCAGCCGCTGACGGCCAGTTgcccccctccgccccccctcAGGCCAAAGTCAACGGCGGGCAGCAGCCTTTTCTCCCTGGGGTGGCGACCAGCTTCGACCCCTCTTTCCGGGGCATGATGCCCCCCTAC ATGTTCCACGCCTACCCTCAGATGACTCTGGCCCCGGGGCAGGGGAACCTCAGACCCCCGCAGGACGGAGCAAA GATGGTCCGGGGTCCTCGTCCAATCCGGCCCCAGCAGGGCCACAACCaggccttgctcaaggactcgGACCGACCCTCCATCATCAGCGCCACGGAGCTCAAGGAGCTGGACAACCTGGACACGGACACCGACGAGGGCTGGGCGG GAGCTCAGAATGAGGTCGACTACACGGAGAAACTGAACTTCAGCGACGATGAAGAAAACCAAGCTGctaaggagaaaagagagaactg GGAGCGGATGGGTAAAGTGGAGCGCGTGCGACCTCGGCCTCCAGACGGTCAGGATGGGGCCGAGGACCGTGGTGGCATCAAGATCTCCCGGGTCGACGGCGATCCCAGAGCGCCATCGCCCGGCAACACGGGGCAGCACAACAAGGCGGCGGCTCCGCAGGACTACCAGGTGAAGCCGGAT GGGGGCAGCCGGTCTGCCGCTGCCGGCGGAGCGCAGCGCGTGATCAAAATGCCGGCTGCGGCGGCGCCCGGCGCCGACGAGGACTCCGATGCCTGGCGGCAGAAACGCAAGAAGCCTCAAGAAGTTTCTGAAGCCGTGGAGCGAGCGCGGCATcggaggggggaagaggagcgGCGGATGGAGGAACAGCGGCTCGCCGGCTGCGCCGAGAAACTGAAGCGTCTCAATGAGAAATATCGGCAGGCGAACGAGGTCAAAGCCGCGCTTCAGCCGCCCGCCGCCAAAGAAGAGGCCGCCGCCCGAGAGGCAGAGGCCTCGCCGGCTCCTCCGCCCGCAGCCGGTCCCGCACCGTCGATCCCAGTTTCACAATCGCAAGAACCAATCGTGGAAGCGCCTCTCCCCGAGAGCGAGGAGAAGACGGAGCGAGTGGAGCCGAGtgtggagatggaggtggaggaggaggtgcacctGCCTCGCCAGCCCAGCCCCCCCGTCCAGAGGCCGGTGGCCGACGCTCCAGAGCCCCGGAGCGAGGGCGAGAGCCCCTCGGTGGAGGCGGGCCCTCCGATGGAGGAGAGCCAGGTGGACGGGGCCGCGGCGCCTCTCCGGGACTATTTCAGCATGGAGGACGACCGAG TGGACGAGCCCCACCTGCCTCACCTGGACGCCCCCGGTGGCGAGGAGGTCCCCGTGGCGCCGCCACAGCTGGAAGGAGAAGCGGCCGCCGCCATGCGCCCCTCGCTCACCTCGGGCTACTCCAAACAGTTTCAGAAGTCTCTCCCGCCTCGTTTCCTCCGACAGCAG GAGCAGATGAAGCAGCAACaatggcagcagcagcaccagagtGGGGgctccgtgtctccgtcaggtgTTGGCGGGGGCAGCGGTGGCATTCCAGCGCCGccgccacaacaacaacaacaaccaacactacaacaacagcagcagcagccgcaccGCTCCATGTATCAACCCTTGGGCCCCCACCACCAGCACCTGGCCTCCATGGGCTTTGACCCCCGCTGGCTCATGATGCAGTCCTACATGGACCCCCGCATGATGTCGGGGCGTCCGCCCATGGACATGTCCACCAACATTCATCCTG GCCGGATGCCTCCCAAGCAGATCGTGCGCCGGGAGCCCGGCGACAACTCGAGCTCCAGCTCCGACTCCTTCGACCACCTGAGCCGCCCCGCCCGTGACCACGGCCCGCCGTCGGACTCGCGCGTGGTGTGGGGCTCGGAGCCGTACCCGCAGTCGGAGCCGCTGCCGTCCGTAACTCCTCCGAAAGGACGGGAAGATATCAAGGAGCCGAG GATTGACTCTCCTTTGGATCTGGACCGGGGTCTCCCAGCCGTGTATCCCCAGGACCACAGTGCATTGGACTCTCATAAAAGTAACTTCTTCCAGGACCCGGCAGAGCCCCTGTCGGCCTTTACCCAGGGCCCAGAGGACCCATCAGGGCCCTTAGACGGGGCCCCCGTCGGCTCCGCCTTCGATCTTGAGGAGCCGGGCCTCCCcagtggggaggaggtggaggctctCGGTCAGGCGATGCTCCAGAGGAGGTTCTCCCAGGGCTCCAGCCACTCAATCAAGCTGGAGGAGCCCAGGTTTGACGGGCTGTCCCTGGGAGCTCCGTCTCTGGAGCTGCAGGACGCGGGAGAACCGGCGGACGACAAACCCCACAACGACCTCTACCCCCAGGCCGCGGCGACGAGCAACAGGGCGACGCCGCCCGCCGACGGATTACACAAACAGGAGAAGCTGCCGCTGCCGGCCACCAGCAAGCAGAAAGCCGAGCTGCGCTGGGGCGCCAGATCGGGCGCCGGACGCAGAGAGGGGCCCGGGGGGGAGAGACCCCTCCGCAGGTCGGGCCCAATAAAGAAGCCCGTCCTCAGGGACATGAAAGAAGAGCGAGAGCAACGGGAAGAGCGAGAGAAGCGTCACGAGAGAGGAGaccgaggagacagaggggagcgGTCCAAGAAGGAGCCGTCATCCAAACCCCCCACCGCGGCCGCCGCCGTGTCCGAGGGCGCCAGACCTCAGAGCGAGGCCAAGAGGGACGCCGCAGAGGCCGAGGAAACGCCGACCGCCCATCAGAAGGTCAGAGACGCCCAGCCTTCATCCTCTCAGgttcccgcctcctcctctcaggaggAGAAACCCATGGACAAACCGCCCGGCAGCGACAAACACCCGGAGCCCAAACTGCCCTTGAGGAAAGAGTTCAGTCTGCCTCCACGCTCCTACCGGCGAGAcgagagggagcgggagaaggacggagacggagacggggatcgagagagagacagagagagggcggCAGAGCGAGACAGGGAGTGGCCCCTCGACTTGAACTTCAAAGGACGCGGCCGAGGGGAGTATTACGCCAGAGGGCGGAGCTTCCGGGGGACTTACAGCGGCCGGAACAGGTTGGGCCGCGGTCGAAGCCGGGCGGAGTTCATCTACCGAGAGCCGCGCTCGCGCTCCGATTTGCCGACCGTCGGAGGAGCCGCCGCCTTCCGCAACCGAGAGGAGAGCGAGACGCGCAGCGAGAGCTCGGACTTCGAGGTCATCCCGAAGCGCAGGCGGCGCCGCGGGTCAGACACGGACTCTGAAAGCGAAGGCGGGAGAGAGTCCGCTAGCGATACCGGACCGTCTGACCGCGAGCCCAGCACCAAGCCGACCCACCCGCTGAGGCGAGAGCTTCCCGGGGAGGCCCGGCCGGGGCCCCACAAGCTGGGCTTCGGACCGCCTTACACGGGGGAGCGGGGTGGACCGAGAGGGGAGGACGACGGCAGACCCAGGCCCGGATTCCTCCAGAAGGGAGAGCCTTCTCGGCGAGGCAGAGGAGGACTGTACAGTCGACGGGGCGGAGCGAGGGAGCGCGGCGGCCCTCGCCCGGGCCCTCTGAGGCGGCCCGGAGCCAGAGAATCCTCTTCTCAGTGGCCCTCTAAACCCATGGAGACCTTCAGGCCCGAGGACGCCGAGTCTACGTCGAGATACGACAACCCCGCGGCCGACCGGCGGTACCCGAGGTCCGACGGCAGGAGATTCGGAGACGTGGCTCCccagagcagcagagagaggcCTCGCCGCTCCAGACCGGCGCGGCCCCCGAGGCAAGACAAACCCCCCAGGTTCAGGCGCTTGAAGGAGCTGGAGGCCGCCGTGTTGGCCGGTGGAGAAGCGGCCCCCGGTCCCCCCGGCCCTCTGCTCCCAGGGTCCGCAGCCGCCCCGGCCCAAAGCGCTCGCTCCCCGACCCGGTCCAGAACTCGCGCTCCGGCTCGAGTGGCGGCCGCCACGTCGGCCACCGACCTGTCCTCTCCGACGGACGCGGCCTCGCCCGACACCGGcagccccgccgccgccgcggtcgGTACCAAGTCCCCCGACTTGTCCAACCAGAACTCTTCGGACCAAGCCAACGAGGAGTGGGAGACGGCGTCCGAGAGCAGCGACTTCAACGAGAGGCGAGAGcgcgaggaaaggaaaggagcgCTGGAGGCTGCCAACGAAGCGGCGGCCGCCGCCTCGGCCCCCGCGCCCCCCCAGGGCTCTTTGACCTCCAACAACAGCCCCGCCGACGGGGGGGCGAGTCCCAGACGCGAGGGGGGGGCGAGTCCCAGACGCGAGGGGGGGGCTCCCGCCGCCAAGAGGAGCTTCTCGAGTCAGAGGCCCATCGAGAGACAGAACCGCAGAGGCAACAGCGGAGCCAAGCCGGCCCGCGGCTACGCCGGAGtcaagggggagaggaggggcggagccaaaACCGGCCACAAAGG ACCCGCGGCCCCGCAGAGCTTAGAAGGCGGAGCGCAGAGCGCAGGAGGAGCATCTCAGAGGCCCCCGAAGGACCAGGCCGGCCGGCGCAAAGAGGAGGCCAAACAGGCCGCCAAGAAGCCCAAAGAGAACGCGCTCTCTCAGTTTGATCTCAACAATTACGCCA GCGTTGTGATCATCGATGACCACCCGGAGGTCACCACCACAGATGACCCCCAGTCCAACGCCACCGACGACGGCTTCACGGAGGTCGTCTCCCGCAAGCAACAGAAGCGCCTGCAGGACGAAGAGAAGCGGAAAAAGGAAGAGCAGACTCCTCAG AACTGGAGTAAAAAAGTCTCTGGTGAGAAGggcagaggaggcggagggaaGCTGGCACCCAGATTTGCTAAAAAGCAGCCatcacaacagcaacaacaacagcagcaccaacaacaaccacagcagcaacaaccacagcagcagcaacaacagcaccaacaacaaccgcagcagcagcaacagcagcagcatcaacaacaaccacagcaacaacagcagcagcaacaacaacaaccacagcagcaacaacaacaaccacagcagcaacaaccacagcagcaacaacaacagcaacaacagcagcagcaacaacaaccacagcagcaacaacaaccacagcagcaacaacaaccacagcagcaacaacaaccacagcagcagcaacaacaacaacagcagcaccaacaacaaccacagcagcaacaacaaccacagcagCAACACCAGCCATCTCAGCCTCCTGCGGTCCCTCCACCTCAGGCCCAACCTCAACCCCTCCTCTCTGCCACCCAGCATCCTCACCTCGCCCCCTCCCAGCCCACCGCACCGACTCCCGAAGGaaccgcgccgccgccgccgccctccgtccccgccgccgccgactTCCCCTCAAAGGGTTTGCTGCCCACGCCCGCGCAGACGGCGCACGACACTCTGGGGACCGAGCTGTGGGAGAGCAAGGCGGCGGCGGGCTCCACCGTCCTCCCCGATGTCAAGAAGC TCGGTCCGATCaaccccccccagcccccttcTGTGAGCGCCTGGAGCAAACCGCTCACCTCCTTCACCGGCACCGCCGCAGAG GGCGCGAAGCCCGGGTCGGAGGGCGGGGCGGAGCCGGTCACGGACATCATTCAGTTCGGAGCGCCGTCGTCAGCGGGCAGCACCGACAGCGACGGAGTCCCGGCGCTGATGGAAATCGTCTCCGACAACAAGCTGCCCGCTCCCAAAGAACAGAGGCAGAAGCAGCCGCGGGCCGGCCCGATCAAAACGCAGAAG cttcctGAAACGGAGCCGGTGGAAACGAAGGAGTACAAGCCCGGCCCCATCGGCAAAGAGCGCTCGCTGAAGAACCGCAAGGCCAAAGACGCTCGCGTGGGAGACGGCGACGGGATGGAGGGAGGCGTCGCCGGCGGCGGTGGCGTCAGCAGAGCCTCGGACTCCAGTCCGCCCATCATCGACGCCGCGGTGCCGGAGCTGGGAGGAGACATCGAGGGCATGATCACGATCCCCTCGGCCGAGTACAACAGCAACTCTAAG gAGTCGGTCACAGACTACACCacgccctcctcctcgctgGCCGACAGTGTTCCAACAGGAGCGAACAAAATAGAAGAGAGTTTGGTGGCCAAC GTGGCGCTTCCTCACTCGCTGCCCCTTCCTCGGCGAGAGACCCTGCAGCAGAGCTCCGGCCTCAGCACCGTCTCCCCTGCCACCGTCGACCTGACGCTGAAG atGGAGTCGGCCCGTAAGGCGTGGGAGAACTCCCCGCTTCTGGAGAAGAACTCGCCGGtgacctcctcgtcctcccccATCGCCCCCGGGGCGTCCTCGTACTCCaccttctcctccgcctccatgcCGCAGATCCCCGTGGCCTCCGTCACCCCCAGCACCTCCCTGTCAG GCGCCGGCACCTACACGACGTCGTCCCTCGGCACCAAGACCACCGCGGCCTCCGACCCCCCGAACATCTGCAAGGTGAAGCCCCAGCAGCTGCAGGGCGGCAGCCTGTCgtcgtcctccagcagcagcagcagcagcttctcccAGCTGGGCTGCATGCCCGCCCTGCTGcccccgcagcagcagcagcagagcccaCAGGTGTACGTCTCTCAGTCGGCAGCAG GTTCTGCAGCTCAGATTCCGGCCTTCTACATGGACACTAGCCACCTCTTCAGCACCCCCCACCCTCGCTTGGCTCCTCCCTCCATGGCGCAGCAGCAGGGCTTCCAGCCCGGCATCTCGCAG CCGACGGCGGTGCAGCAGATGCCCATCCCTCTCTACGCGCCACTGCAAGGACAGCACCAGCACCATCAGCATCAGCACCATCAGCACCATCACCAGGCTCAGCTGGGACTCGGCGCCGGCCCCCCCGTCTCCCAGCAGCAGGACCTCTTCAGCTCCTCGCTGCAGCCTTACCG GTCTCAGCAGGCGTTCATGCAGAGCAGCCTGTCGCAGCCATCCATGATGCTGTCGGGCCCGTCGCTGCACAGCTACGCCGGCGTCCAGGCGTCGGAGCTCGGCAAGCCCCAGTCCGGCCTGGCCTACCAGCAGGCCTCCTCCGCGCAGCACATCCCCATCCTGTTCGAGCCGCAGCTCAACCAGCCCTCTGGCATGGGAGGCTCCCAGCTCATCGACACGCACCTGCTGCAGGTAACCAGTCTGCACAAAGGAACGGTCCCACTCGGCCTCATG GCCCGACAGGGCATGAGTCAGCATTCCAACATGTACTCGGGGCAGGTGCAGCAACACGGCCAGAGCAGCTACTACAGCAACACCCAGTCGCCCAGCTCTGCCATGCAACAG atGACGGTGTCGATGCCCAGCTCCCAGCTGTCCCTGTCCAACTACGGCTCGGGTGGAGGCCAGCCCCTCCTGGcgctgccccccaccccccctcaggTCCAGCCCCCCAACATCAACCGGCAGCCCCCGATCTCCCAGCCGTACCGCGGCCTCATGAACCCCGGCCACAGCATGATGCAGCCGCCCACCAGCAAG atggacatggacatgaagCTCTTCGGCGGTGGGATGGATGTGAAGCCCGGTACCCCCCCCATCGGCGCCAGGAGCACCACACCCACCTCCAGCCACTACAG agcGAGCTCCACGTCTCCGAGCAGCCAGTCCAGTAAGATCAACAGCATGCTGTACCAGAAGCAGTTCCAGGCCAGCGCCGCCAGCATGAGGATGGCGCAGCACTTCCCCGGCCAGTTCAACCCGCAG ATTCTGTCTCAGCCCAACATCGTGTCCCCTCTGGTTCGACCTCCTCACATCAACTCGTTCGCCGGAGGCGTCCAGCGCTCTGCCATGGGGCCCCCAATGTTGCCCAATGTGGGCGGAGGCCTCATGCCCCACCCCCGACCGCAGCACAGCCAGCACCCTCCACGAGGACCGCCTGTCCCCTCGCTCACGCCCAGAGGCACACCGCACCTGGCGATGAAGGCCGAGCAGGACCTGAAG GCGAAGCAGCGGGTCGAGGTGCTGCAGGCCACCCATAAGTTCTTCTCGGAGCAGCAGCAGATCAAGGCGGATCAGCTCAGCAAGGCGGCGCGGCTCGAGCAGGGCGGGAAGCCCCCCCTCGACGCCCTCGCCCCCAACCACCACCAGGCGCCGTTGGGCCCGGACCCCGACAAACCCCCCGGCTCCACGTCCAAGCCCGTCCGGACCGGCCCCATCAAACCGCAGGCCGTCAAGCCGGAAGAGGGCAAGTAA